In Dermacentor silvarum isolate Dsil-2018 chromosome 10, BIME_Dsil_1.4, whole genome shotgun sequence, the genomic stretch CTtgcaagattcgtgcaatctgaaaacgtgtgcgtaagtttctgtgaatgcaggcacgaatgcgtttgttgccaaatttccgagtGGGGCTGTGTAACTTACCTTCAGTGggacttgaaaaaaataaaatgtaattccactagggaacacatACGCGCACGGCGACGAGGTTACCGTGGTTTAActtagacgcaacctcacagcgacgaccatgaccacggtagaaatgcacttggagtgcccgtataattgctatcgcaataaaaggaaatacctcttgctcatttacctgttattttatcataggCAACCACTTTTGTTAGacctagtgaaagcattctcacgttccgaaaatactcattttacgggtggtcagcccgccggggcagacaacagtaaaggaaacaagcccgcgcactctgataactcGTTCTTCGCCAACACAAAcggctcgaccaggctggcgcaccctccgttactgtcactacgtcacactaagtgaaaatggcgcacgtgcgttcttgcttctgcaaaaaagaaacgcaataaatatcctatagcgcattagattatcctttctttaataaagccggtgggccggcaatatctgtgtgtttccaaagactagaagggcaagaggggacggaacggcagcggtcctccacgcgcaccgtgccgtggctaccgatcttgagataacggcagacgacgagcgagtacaaagtgcgctcgtgcctgtgccgaagttcgtgatcatgcgggagcctcacgcaagaccttgaccctaccttaaaacatcctcattctcaactgcaatattttaaaatttgaatggctttatgctttgcagatgcaatagttgccttcaaatgcggaatgaatttcggacattttgtaatagagtaagaaatttgccgaatttcttactccattccgaaacaacgcaccaccagacgcttttaaaaccaaatatgcgcataaagtaaaatttacctttgaaagaggggtccttttcccattccttcttatatgcacggctgtatttcgcccacttgcccatgctgagttttgagaacggttttcttaatgaaccacgcgtgaagcggcagcagatagcaccgaaaccaaaacaaaggagagcttagcctggaaagacgtgtaaacacggcagcgatgactTTACGCCATCCATTCAGCGCCGACATTGCCAAAAAACACAGCCTGTgagattgcctacataactttttagcagcaatgagctttgggttttcataaaccggcgttcccaaattttgtcagtgctgacgtggtccccgggacccggaagtccttaatacgaaaatagcccaaatatagccatgtagccaactcggaattttcgacgtcaagccgcgtaaaaagtagcccaatttggctattaatagcccaatgtGGCAACCCtagcgagagcccagagagagtcggcggcagaggccggcagggctgcgcgcatgcaccgcagtgggtgagcgggcacgcacacgcacggcCTAGGTAACCCTAGATTTTCTGCTGAAAAATATATCCAGAGACTTTCAgtctagggtgccttgatgccctcctcgcccagcactccccttccactgagaagtcgcgtttgctctccgccgtgcgttcgctccccgttaaagcgcgcgtccctcgccctcacgtgctttcactcgcacaagcAGCATActgccaatgagagtttttttctattgccggatgcgacgatcgaaaggtgagcccttaacaacttcgctgtaaaaaaatgaagAGTACGGTAGGTTGTAAACATGATACGAGATGTAATAAACTTCTTTGAAACTGCGCGCAATGTTCTAGCCTAGTACATACGACCACTCTTACAACGAGCGCAAGTTTTCTACGTGCTCTGCTGCGACATGTAATAGCAATCCTCGGCTATTTTGCACGCACATTTTGTGCGTGCGCATGTGTTAGTGTTTGtgcactttgttttcttttcttgcttatATATTTTCTTCTCCCTCCCTTTTTCTCATCCCTTGCGACCTCATCTGGCCTGCACATGCTAAACCTGTCGCTAGACTAACATCTCCAGAGTCCCGATACAAATAAGCAAAGCCCAAGCACAGAAATATATTCCTAATCAGTGATGCAACACTGACACATAGGCGCTGTTGTTTGCAAGCAATATTCAGAAAAGTCAGACTTTGGCGTTTATCTTTTCCACACGCTAACAACCTTTTTCCACCACGTCTAATAATCGAAACCCCCCGACTCGGAAATAACACTTCACAATTCCAAAACGATTCGGCATTGCTCAATATAAGTCCATTTAAACACAGCCACGTTGGCGGCGTATACGCAGGCGCCGCCTACCGGGAAATGCTGCGCAACATCCTCAAGCCGCTCATCGACAAGCCGGACCTGAACCTCGTCCGGCTGGAGGTGCACGTTCCTTTCCGCAGTTCCCTAATCTCCTCCAACGTGCACATCGCACCACTGGACTGCGAGATACTCGTCCAGAAGATCGCGCTCGTTGCATGCGCGAGACATCTGCTCTGAACCTGccacaagcccgagcagccaaaCTCCACCCAGGCGCCCTAGCAACAGAAGCGCCCTCCGGTGTACAGATCCACTCACACCAGCCCGCCCACTCTACGCACAAAGCTGCCGTGTCATGCACGAATTGGTCGTGCCGAACGTGGCAGGCGATGACGCGCGGAGTAAGCCCCACGACTCAATGAGGACTCAGTGCGTTGATGTTTACACGTACGACGCATTTTTACGACAGTACTAACGAATGCGTCTCGTGAGAGAGACCCGACGTAGCGTGCGCTCGCTTGCAAACCTTGCGTGGCCGATCAGTCGTTGCCGCGTAGACCAATTGCGGTATTTACCATCGCCCTGATATAAGCGTGTGCATCTGCGGGGTATGTTCTACGAAATTAAACAATTCTCCCCTCGGGTACCTTGTAGACAGGACGACATATTACGTTAAGCGATAAAAATGCTACGGTCCCGAGTTGTTTTGGGTCATTTCCTTTCAAAAccgaaaaaggaagaaaaaaagttataGAAAATCGATACTGTTCTGTATTCGATGACCTACCTAAGAATTCAATACAAGCTCCACCTACAAAACCCCATCACA encodes the following:
- the LOC119432007 gene encoding protein FAM135A-like, which gives rise to MMLVDSQDVRKTYLYRLSQDKAMTNFKNILLLGSADDYIVPLHSAHIKLAKHIVRDTTPMGAAYREMLRNILKPLIDKPDLNLVRLEVHVPFRSSLISSNVHIAPLDCEILVQKIALVACARHLL